A genome region from Salvia splendens isolate huo1 chromosome 19, SspV2, whole genome shotgun sequence includes the following:
- the LOC121778189 gene encoding cytochrome P450 94A2-like, with translation MFTQDKTIHKYSIQINSINIQTLKKMDLTFTSTLIFFVLVPLSLFIFTKSKTTSKNNSPKPPKSYPIFGSFFTIVKNKDRFVQWSSEIITNSPNLTFSIHRSLGRWIVFTANPANVQHLLKDNFHNYEKGDFFKVTLRDFLGDGIFNSDGQTWKFQRQVASHEFNTKSLRKFVANVVDSELSERLIPILRKVAAEKTVIDFQDILQRFAFDNVCKIAFGYDPGYLSPSLPKEKFAVAFEVAVKLSSERFTSFIPLMWKIKKGMNIGSEKQLKVAIGEVRNFAKELIREKKRELEHKSSLESVDLLSRFLSSGHSDEDFITDIVISFILAGRDTTSAALTWFFWLLSDHKEVETEILREINGTASEGASAYDEVKDMVYTHASICESMRLYPPVPTDSKEAMGDDVLPDGTVVKKGMRVAYHPYAMGRVEKVWGKDWVDFRPTRWLERAEGGGEKWSFVSRDNFTYPVFQAGPRICLGKEMAFLQMKRVIAGVLQQFRVVAAAKTEPEFVTDLTAKMKGGFPVRIEERN, from the coding sequence aTGTTCACACAAgacaaaacaattcataaataCTCAATCCAAATCAATTCAATTAACATCCAAACTCTAAAAAAAATGGACTTGACATTCACAAGCACACTCATATTCTTCGTACTtgtccctctctctctcttcatcttcacCAAATCAAAAACCACATCCAAAAATAACTCACCAAAGCCACCAAAATCATATCCAATCTTCGGTTCATTCTTCACAATAGTGAAGAACAAAGATAGGTTTGTGCAGTGGTCATCAGAGATAATCACAAACTCCCCCAACTTAACCTTCTCCATCCACCGCAGCCTCGGCCGTTGGATCGTTTTCACGGCCAACCCGGCCAACGTGCAGCATCTCCTCAAGGACAACTTCCACAACTACGAGAAAGGGGACTTCTTCAAGGTCACCTTGAGAGACTTTCTCGGCGACGGCATATTCAACTCCGATGGCCAGACATGGAAGTTTCAGAGGCAGGTTGCAAGTCATGAGTTCAACACGAAGTCCCTGCGCAAGTTCGTCGCGAACGTGGTGGACTCCGAGCTCTCCGAGCGCCTCATCCCCATCTTGAGAAAGGTGGCGGCGGAGAAAACGGTTATTGATTTTCAGGACATTCTGCAGAGGTTTGCTTTCGACAACGTTTGCAAGATAGCGTTCGGTTATGATCCCGGATACCTGTCACCGTCTCTGCCTAAAGAGAAGTTCGCGGTCGCTTTTGAAGTGGCCGTGAAGCTGTCAAGCGAGCGGTTCACCTCGTTCATCCCGTTGATGTGGAAAATCAAGAAGGGGATGAATATCGGATCGGAGAAGCAACTCAAGGTGGCTATAGGCGAAGTACGAAACTTCGCAAAGGAATTGATCCGGGAGAAAAAGAGAGAGCTCGAGCACAAGTCGTCTCTGGAGTCAGTTGATCTCCTTTCGAGATTCTTGAGCTCAGGCCATTCGGATGAAGACTTCATCACGGATATAGTGATAAGCTTCATTCTAGCAGGGCGAGACACGACTTCCGCAGCTCTTACGTGGTTTTTCTGGCTGCTTTCGGATCATAAAGAAGTGGAGACTGAGATTCTGAGAGAGATCAATGGAACAGCATCAGAAGGTGCATCGGCTTATGATGAGGTGAAGGACATGGTGTACACTCACGCTTCGATTTGCGAAAGCATGAGGCTTTATCCTCCGGTTCCTACAGATAGCAAAGAAGCTATGGGTGATGATGTTTTGCCTGATGGAACAGTTGTGAAGAAGGGCATGAGGGTGGCGTATCATCCGTATGCTATGGGGAGAGTTGAGAAGGTATGGGGTAAAGACTGGGTGGATTTCCGCCCGACGCGGTGGCTGGAGAGGGCGGAAGGCGGTGGTGAAAAATGGAGTTTCGTAAGCAGGGATAACTTTACATACCCTGTGTTTCAGGCTGGGCCGAGAATTTGCCTTGGGAAAGAGATGGCTTTCTTGCAGATGAAGAGGGTGATTGCTGGTGTATTGCAGCAGTTTagggtggtggcggcggcgaaaACAGAGCCAGAATTCGTGACAGACCTGACAGCTAAGATGAAGGGTGGTTTTCCAGTGAGGATTGAAGAGAGGAACTAG
- the LOC121778438 gene encoding ubiquitin-conjugating enzyme E2 2 — MSTPSRKRLMRDFKRLQHDPPAGISGAPQDNNIMLWNAVIFGPDDTPWDGGTFKLTLQFTEDYPNKPPTVRFVSRMFHPNIYADGSICLDILQNQWSPIYDVAAILTSIQSLLCDPNPNSPANSEAARMFSENKREYNRRVREIVEQSWTAD; from the exons ATGTCGACTCCGTCTCGAAAGAGACTGATGAGGGACTTCAAGAGGTTGCAGCACGACCCGCCTGCTGGCATCAGTGGGGCGCCGCAAGACAACAACATTATGCTGTGGAATGCTGTTATATTCGG TCCTGATGATACGCCGTGGGATGGAG GTACGTTCAAGTTGACCCTTCAGTTCACGGAAGATTATCCAAACAAGCCACCAACAGTTCGATTTGTTTCTAGAATGTTCCACCCAAATA TTTATGCGGATGGAAGTATATGTTTggacattcttcaaaatcagtGGAGTCCTATTTATGATGTTGCAGCTATACTCACTTCAATCCAG TCATTGCTGTGTGATCCAAATCCGAATTCACCTGCAAATTCTGAAGCTGCTCGGATGTTCAGTGAGAATAAGAGAGAATACAATCGCAGAGTGAGGGAGATCGTCGAGCAGAGCTGGACAGCCGACTAA